One Nocardioides luti DNA window includes the following coding sequences:
- a CDS encoding thiolase domain-containing protein, whose protein sequence is MSKQPAAVVGIGQTHHRAKREDVSMAGLCREAMDRALEDAGLTLDDIDAIVVGKAPDLFEGVMMPELFLAESLGAAGKPLLRVHTAGSVGGSTAIVAASLVQAGVHRRVLTVAFEKQSESNAMWALSVPVPFNMPVHAGAGGYFAPHVRSYIRRSGAPTHVGAIVAAKDRQNALLNPYAHLKNPDTTVESVLASQMLWDPIRYDETCPSSDGACALVIADEDTARGATAPAWIHGTVMRSEATSAAERDQVNPQAGRDAAAYLWKQAGITNPLEEIDAAEIYVPFSWFEPMWLENLGFTAEGEGWRLTESGGTALDGVLPVNCSGGVLSSNPIGASGMLRFAEAALQVRGLAGEHQVDGARRALGHAYGGGSQFFAMWVVGAEPPTS, encoded by the coding sequence GTGAGCAAGCAGCCGGCGGCCGTGGTCGGCATCGGCCAGACGCACCACCGCGCCAAGCGGGAGGACGTCTCGATGGCGGGCCTGTGCCGCGAGGCGATGGACCGGGCGCTCGAGGACGCCGGGCTGACGCTCGACGACATCGACGCGATCGTGGTCGGCAAGGCGCCCGACCTCTTCGAGGGCGTGATGATGCCGGAGCTGTTCCTGGCGGAGTCGCTCGGCGCGGCCGGCAAGCCGCTGCTCCGCGTGCACACCGCCGGCTCGGTGGGCGGCTCGACCGCGATCGTCGCGGCGTCGCTCGTCCAGGCGGGCGTGCACCGGCGGGTGCTGACCGTGGCCTTCGAGAAGCAGTCCGAGTCCAACGCGATGTGGGCGCTCTCGGTGCCGGTGCCGTTCAACATGCCCGTGCACGCCGGCGCCGGTGGCTACTTCGCCCCGCACGTCCGCTCCTACATCCGCCGCTCGGGGGCGCCCACGCACGTGGGGGCGATCGTCGCGGCCAAGGACCGGCAGAACGCCCTGCTCAACCCCTACGCCCACCTCAAGAACCCCGACACCACCGTCGAGTCGGTGCTGGCCTCGCAGATGCTGTGGGACCCGATCCGCTACGACGAGACCTGCCCGTCGTCCGACGGCGCCTGCGCGCTGGTGATCGCGGACGAGGACACCGCCCGCGGGGCCACCGCCCCGGCGTGGATCCACGGCACCGTGATGCGCTCCGAGGCCACCTCGGCGGCGGAGCGCGACCAGGTCAACCCGCAGGCCGGCCGGGACGCGGCGGCGTACCTCTGGAAGCAGGCGGGCATCACGAACCCGCTCGAGGAGATCGACGCGGCCGAGATCTACGTGCCGTTCTCGTGGTTCGAGCCGATGTGGCTGGAGAACCTCGGCTTCACCGCCGAGGGCGAGGGCTGGCGGCTCACCGAGTCCGGGGGCACGGCGCTCGACGGCGTGCTGCCCGTGAACTGCTCGGGCGGCGTGCTGTCGTCGAACCCGATCGGCGCGTCCGGGATGCTGCGCTTCGCCGAGGCGGCCCTGCAGGTGCGCGGGCTGGCCGGCGAGCACCAGGTCGACGGGGCGCGGCGCGCCCTGGGGCACGCCTACGGCGGCGGGTCGCAGTTCTTCGCCATGTGGGTCGTCGGCGCCGAGCCGCCGACGAGCTGA
- a CDS encoding Zn-ribbon domain-containing OB-fold protein — MSRTLSAPVTVAFDYTRSVGPVLGRFLGGLRDGRLVGARTSDGRVVVPPPEYDPVTHAATDDFVEVAATGTVTSWSWVPEPVKGQPLDRPFAFALVTLDGADVPLLHALDVASPADVSTGMRVRVRWAEERVGAITDIACFEPDGGFETGARAPSSTSESVVEEVAQQPSRNHEPVTTLTTPVSLDYLYAASPEESAFYRGLLEGRILGQRCPVCHKVYVPPRSACPVDGVATTDEVELAHVGTVTTFCIVNVPFLGQRITPPYVSAYVLLDGADIAFLHLILDVPAEEVRMGMRVEAVWKPRDEWGTTIENISHFRPTGEPDADFATYQQHL, encoded by the coding sequence ATGTCCCGCACCCTCTCGGCCCCGGTGACGGTGGCCTTCGACTACACCCGCTCGGTCGGACCGGTCCTGGGCCGCTTCCTCGGAGGGCTCCGCGACGGCCGCTTGGTCGGGGCCCGGACCTCGGACGGCCGGGTGGTCGTGCCGCCGCCGGAGTACGACCCCGTGACGCACGCCGCCACCGACGACTTCGTCGAGGTCGCGGCCACCGGGACGGTCACGTCGTGGTCCTGGGTGCCGGAGCCGGTCAAGGGCCAGCCCCTGGACCGCCCCTTCGCCTTCGCGCTGGTCACCCTCGACGGGGCCGACGTCCCGTTGCTGCACGCGCTCGACGTCGCCTCCCCCGCCGACGTCTCGACGGGCATGCGGGTGCGGGTGCGCTGGGCCGAGGAGCGGGTCGGCGCGATCACCGACATCGCGTGCTTTGAGCCGGACGGTGGTTTCGAGACAGGCGCCAGGGCGCCTTCCTCAACCAGCGAGTCGGTGGTTGAGGAGGTTGCGCAGCAACCGTCTCGAAACCACGAACCCGTCACCACCCTCACCACCCCCGTCTCCCTCGACTACCTCTACGCCGCGTCGCCGGAGGAGTCGGCGTTCTACCGCGGCCTGCTGGAGGGCAGGATCCTCGGCCAGCGCTGCCCGGTCTGCCACAAGGTCTACGTGCCGCCGCGCAGTGCCTGCCCGGTCGACGGCGTGGCCACGACCGACGAGGTCGAGCTCGCCCACGTCGGCACGGTCACGACCTTCTGCATCGTCAACGTGCCGTTCCTCGGCCAGCGGATCACGCCGCCGTACGTCTCGGCGTACGTCCTGCTCGACGGTGCCGACATCGCCTTCCTCCACCTGATCCTCGACGTCCCGGCCGAGGAGGTGCGGATGGGCATGCGCGTCGAGGCCGTGTGGAAGCCGCGCGACGAGTGGGGCACCACGATCGAGAACATCAGCCACTTCCGTCCGACCGGCGAGCCGGACGCGGACTTCGCGACCTACCAGCAGCACCTGTGA
- a CDS encoding thiolase domain-containing protein, with protein sequence MRDVAVVGFAQRQMSEFDGSPTCVELLVPLFAECYEQTGWNRHDIGFWCSGSSDYLAGRSFSFVSAVDAIGVIPPVNESHVEMDAAWALYEAWLKIQTGEVDTALVYGFGKSSAGVLRRTLALQLDPYNMTPLWPDTVSLAGLQARAGIDAALWDERAMAEVVNRSLTDAEKNEYAVRRGGSSVDELLARPMYADPLRKHDCAPVTDGAAAIVLAADDRARSVADRPAWITSIAHSVDPISMGSRDLTRSPSAAAAARSADFDGLEVAELHAPFSHQELVLRSELGLPDDVRLNPSGGPLAGNPMFTGGLIRIGEAARRVWDGSASKVLGHATSGPALQQNLVCVMEGQS encoded by the coding sequence ATGAGAGACGTTGCCGTCGTCGGGTTCGCCCAGCGACAGATGAGCGAGTTCGACGGCTCCCCCACCTGCGTGGAGCTGCTCGTGCCGCTCTTCGCCGAGTGCTACGAGCAGACCGGGTGGAACCGCCACGACATCGGCTTCTGGTGCTCCGGGTCGTCGGACTACCTCGCCGGGCGGTCGTTCTCGTTCGTCTCGGCCGTCGACGCGATCGGCGTGATCCCGCCGGTCAACGAGTCGCACGTGGAGATGGACGCCGCGTGGGCGCTCTACGAGGCCTGGCTGAAGATCCAGACGGGCGAGGTCGACACCGCGCTGGTCTACGGCTTCGGCAAGTCGTCGGCCGGCGTGCTGCGCCGGACGCTCGCGCTGCAGCTGGACCCCTACAACATGACGCCGCTGTGGCCCGACACCGTGTCCCTGGCCGGCCTGCAGGCCCGCGCCGGCATCGACGCCGCGCTCTGGGACGAGCGCGCGATGGCCGAGGTGGTCAACCGCTCGCTGACGGACGCCGAGAAGAACGAGTACGCCGTGCGCCGGGGCGGCTCGTCGGTCGATGAGCTGCTGGCCCGGCCGATGTACGCCGACCCGCTGCGCAAGCACGACTGCGCCCCGGTCACCGACGGGGCCGCGGCGATCGTGCTGGCCGCGGACGACCGGGCGCGCAGCGTCGCCGACCGGCCGGCCTGGATCACGAGCATCGCGCACTCCGTCGACCCGATCAGCATGGGAAGCCGCGACCTGACCCGCTCCCCCTCGGCGGCTGCGGCCGCCCGGTCGGCCGACTTCGACGGGCTCGAGGTCGCCGAGCTGCACGCGCCGTTCAGCCACCAGGAGCTGGTGCTGCGCAGCGAGCTCGGGCTGCCCGACGACGTACGCCTCAACCCGTCCGGCGGACCGCTCGCGGGGAACCCGATGTTCACCGGCGGGCTGATCCGGATCGGCGAGGCCGCCCGGCGGGTCTGGGACGGCAGCGCGTCCAAGGTGCTCGGCCACGCGACCAGCGGGCCGGCCCTGCAGCAGAACCTCGTGTGCGTGATGGAGGGACAGTCGTGA
- a CDS encoding NAD(P)-binding domain-containing protein — translation MPTDPTYGVIGVGALAAAIVTGLCEGVEDAPQVLLSPRGRAHAEALAARFPTVRVAADNQAVVDGAGTVLVAVLPQQAEAVLGDLTFGTHHLVVSLVAGVPLADLARWATPAGEVVRANPLPSAAAREGMTTVHPPVPAVTDLFARVGRVLPVAEETAYDALSAASATVAAHYAYLDAIAGWLATQGVDGPEARGYVAAVFSGVADTLRTGDGGPPDLAGLTAEVATPGGLNEQLTADLRAAGVYDAVDRALSAVLARTVAPN, via the coding sequence ATGCCGACGGACCCGACGTACGGCGTCATCGGCGTCGGCGCTCTCGCGGCGGCGATCGTCACCGGTCTGTGCGAGGGGGTCGAGGACGCGCCCCAGGTGCTCCTCTCGCCGCGGGGGCGCGCCCACGCCGAGGCGCTCGCGGCCCGCTTCCCGACCGTGCGGGTCGCGGCCGACAACCAGGCCGTGGTCGACGGCGCCGGCACCGTGCTCGTCGCCGTGCTGCCGCAGCAGGCCGAGGCGGTGCTGGGCGACCTGACCTTCGGCACCCACCACCTGGTGGTGAGCCTGGTCGCCGGGGTGCCGCTGGCCGACCTGGCCCGCTGGGCCACGCCCGCCGGCGAGGTCGTCCGGGCGAACCCGCTCCCGTCCGCCGCCGCCCGCGAGGGCATGACGACGGTGCATCCTCCGGTGCCGGCGGTGACCGACCTGTTCGCCCGGGTCGGGCGGGTGCTCCCGGTCGCCGAGGAGACGGCGTACGACGCGCTGTCGGCCGCGTCCGCCACGGTCGCGGCGCACTACGCCTACCTCGACGCGATCGCCGGGTGGCTGGCGACCCAGGGGGTCGACGGGCCCGAGGCCCGGGGCTACGTGGCGGCCGTCTTCTCGGGGGTCGCCGACACGCTGCGGACCGGCGACGGCGGCCCGCCCGACCTCGCCGGGCTGACCGCCGAGGTGGCGACGCCCGGCGGGCTCAACGAGCAGCTCACGGCGGACCTGCGGGCGGCCGGCGTCTACGACGCGGTCGACCGGGCGCTGTCGGCCGTCCTCGCGCGCACCGTTGCCCCGAACTGA
- the fadD8 gene encoding fatty-acid--CoA ligase FadD8, which produces MTDSSDQLRLGTHNGHLMAAALKRHRDKPVMFLGDTTLTGGETAARVSQFVQAFESLGAGRGTAGALLALNRPEVLFIIGAGQTQGYRRTSLHPLGSLDDHAYVINDAEITTLTIDPVPMFVERALGLLERCPKLEKVLTIGPVPDELSHVGHDLAAAAASFEPRPLEVVTLEPDHIVSITYTGGTTGKPKGVIGTARAMATMTQVQMAEWEWPESPTFLMCTPLSHAGAAFFVPTVIKGGSLVVLPRFDPAEVLRTIEERRITATMLVPSMLYALMDHPDSRTRDLSSLETVYYGASAINPVRLREAIDRFGPIFAQYYGQSEAPMVISYLPKGDHDEKRLASCGRPSAFLRTALLGEDGRPVAVGEPGEICVAGPLLAGGYWNLPDETAETFRDGWMHTGDVAREDEDGFWFIVDRTKDMIVTGGFNVFPREVEDVVAEHPAVAQVGVIGTPHEKFGEAVTAIVVLREDAARDEESVATMTAEIQAMVKERKGAVQSPKQVIVADALPLTGLGKPDKKALRAAYWTGDRAVG; this is translated from the coding sequence ATGACGGACTCCTCCGACCAGCTGCGCCTCGGGACCCACAACGGCCACCTGATGGCGGCGGCGCTGAAGCGCCACCGCGACAAGCCGGTGATGTTCCTGGGCGACACGACGCTGACGGGCGGGGAGACCGCCGCCCGGGTCAGCCAGTTCGTGCAGGCCTTCGAGTCGCTGGGCGCCGGCCGGGGGACCGCCGGCGCGCTGCTCGCGCTGAACCGCCCCGAGGTGCTGTTCATCATCGGGGCCGGCCAGACGCAGGGCTACCGGCGTACCTCCCTGCACCCGCTCGGCTCGCTCGACGACCACGCCTACGTCATCAACGACGCCGAGATCACCACACTGACGATCGACCCGGTGCCGATGTTCGTCGAGCGGGCGCTCGGCCTGCTCGAGCGGTGCCCCAAGCTCGAGAAGGTGCTGACGATCGGGCCGGTGCCCGACGAGCTCAGCCACGTCGGCCACGACCTGGCGGCAGCGGCCGCGTCGTTCGAGCCACGACCCCTCGAGGTCGTCACCCTCGAGCCCGACCACATCGTCTCGATCACCTACACCGGCGGCACGACCGGCAAGCCGAAGGGCGTGATCGGCACGGCCCGGGCCATGGCGACGATGACCCAGGTGCAGATGGCCGAGTGGGAGTGGCCCGAGTCGCCGACCTTCCTCATGTGCACGCCGCTGTCGCACGCGGGCGCGGCGTTCTTCGTGCCGACCGTGATCAAGGGCGGCTCGCTGGTCGTGCTGCCGCGCTTCGACCCGGCCGAGGTGCTGCGCACCATCGAGGAGCGACGGATCACCGCGACCATGCTGGTGCCGTCGATGCTCTACGCGCTGATGGACCACCCGGACTCGCGCACCCGGGACCTGTCGTCGCTGGAGACCGTCTACTACGGCGCGTCCGCGATCAACCCGGTGCGGCTGCGCGAGGCGATCGACCGCTTCGGCCCGATCTTCGCGCAGTACTACGGCCAGTCCGAGGCGCCGATGGTGATCTCCTACCTCCCCAAGGGCGACCACGACGAGAAGCGGCTGGCCTCGTGCGGGCGCCCGTCGGCGTTCCTGCGTACGGCGCTGCTCGGCGAGGACGGTCGCCCCGTCGCGGTCGGCGAGCCCGGCGAGATCTGCGTCGCCGGGCCGCTGCTGGCGGGTGGCTACTGGAACCTGCCCGACGAGACGGCCGAGACCTTCCGCGACGGCTGGATGCACACCGGCGACGTCGCCCGCGAGGACGAGGACGGCTTCTGGTTCATCGTCGACCGGACCAAGGACATGATCGTCACGGGCGGCTTCAACGTCTTCCCGCGCGAGGTCGAGGACGTCGTCGCCGAGCACCCGGCGGTCGCCCAGGTCGGCGTGATCGGCACCCCGCACGAGAAGTTCGGCGAGGCGGTCACGGCGATCGTGGTGCTGCGCGAGGACGCCGCACGCGACGAGGAGTCGGTCGCGACGATGACCGCCGAGATCCAGGCGATGGTCAAGGAGCGCAAGGGGGCGGTGCAGTCGCCCAAGCAGGTGATCGTCGCGGACGCGCTGCCGCTCACCGGACTCGGCAAGCCGGACAAGAAGGCGCTGCGGGCGGCGTACTGGACGGGGGACCGTGCCGTCGGCTGA
- a CDS encoding NAD(P)H-dependent flavin oxidoreductase encodes MRTPLCEQFGIDHPIFAFTPSEHVAAAVSRAGGLGVLGCVRFNDTEELERVLTWLDDNTDGKPYGVDIVMPMKIPTEGTSIDLKAMIPPDHVSFVEQTLLKLGVPPLPEGEGREGVLGWLHSVARSHLDVALQHRPVLIANALGSPPKDIIDTCHEHGIQVAALAGAAKHALSHVANGVDIIIAQGYEAGGHTGEVASMVLTPDIVDAVGPDVPVLGAGGIGSGRQVAASLALGAQGVWTGSIWLGTEEYRGLGSNSEAWETAFTRATSSDTVRTRVYTGKPARLLKTKWTEAWAEDGAPSPLPMPLQNLLVAEAHNRISASNDPDVISMPVGQIVGRMNAVRPVAEVVAELVSGFEDAVARLDEIRG; translated from the coding sequence TTGCGCACGCCGCTGTGTGAGCAGTTCGGGATCGACCACCCGATCTTCGCGTTCACCCCCTCCGAGCACGTCGCGGCGGCGGTGTCGCGGGCCGGCGGACTCGGCGTCCTCGGCTGCGTCCGCTTCAACGACACCGAGGAGCTCGAGCGGGTCCTGACCTGGCTCGACGACAACACGGACGGCAAGCCGTACGGCGTGGACATCGTCATGCCGATGAAGATCCCGACCGAGGGCACCTCGATCGACCTCAAGGCGATGATCCCGCCGGACCACGTGAGCTTCGTGGAGCAGACGCTGCTGAAGCTGGGCGTCCCGCCGCTGCCCGAGGGGGAGGGCCGCGAGGGCGTGCTCGGCTGGCTGCACTCCGTGGCCCGCTCGCACCTCGACGTGGCGCTGCAGCACCGACCGGTGCTGATCGCCAACGCCCTCGGCTCGCCGCCCAAGGACATCATCGACACCTGCCACGAGCACGGCATCCAGGTCGCCGCCCTGGCCGGCGCGGCCAAGCACGCGCTGAGCCACGTCGCCAACGGCGTGGACATCATCATCGCCCAGGGCTACGAGGCCGGCGGCCACACCGGCGAGGTCGCCAGCATGGTCCTCACCCCCGACATCGTCGACGCCGTCGGTCCGGACGTGCCCGTCCTCGGTGCCGGCGGGATCGGCTCCGGCCGCCAGGTGGCGGCCTCGCTCGCGCTCGGCGCCCAGGGCGTGTGGACCGGCTCGATCTGGCTCGGCACGGAGGAGTACCGCGGCCTCGGCTCCAACTCCGAGGCCTGGGAGACCGCCTTCACCCGCGCGACCAGCAGCGACACGGTGCGCACCCGGGTCTACACCGGGAAGCCGGCCCGCCTGCTCAAGACGAAGTGGACCGAGGCCTGGGCGGAGGACGGCGCCCCGTCGCCGCTGCCGATGCCGCTGCAGAACCTCCTCGTGGCCGAGGCGCACAACCGGATCAGCGCCAGCAACGACCCCGACGTGATCTCGATGCCGGTCGGCCAGATCGTCGGGCGGATGAACGCCGTCCGGCCCGTCGCCGAGGTCGTGGCCGAGCTCGTCTCGGGCTTCGAGGACGCGGTCGCCCGGTTGGACGAGATCCGGGGCTGA
- a CDS encoding crotonase/enoyl-CoA hydratase family protein: protein MSDSETAAPAPAPPQEPHCLVEQDGHKLIVTMNRPEARNALSGEMLAIMSDAWDRVNEDDSIRVCILTGAGGYFCAGADLKAMDSRPPSESFESGEFDPSVIKSLLKGFRLTKPLIAAVEGPAVAGGTEILQGTDIRVAGESAKFGVAEARWSLYPMGGSAVRLIRQLPYTVAAELLLTGRTMKAPEAKEVGLIGHVVPDGQALAKAHEIADLIAANGPLAVQAILKTMRDSEGRHEDECWADDARVGAAVFASNDAKEGPRAFLEKRAPQFTGT from the coding sequence ATGAGCGACTCCGAGACGGCCGCGCCCGCCCCCGCCCCGCCCCAGGAGCCCCACTGCCTGGTGGAGCAGGACGGCCACAAGCTGATCGTCACGATGAACCGTCCCGAGGCGCGCAACGCGCTGTCCGGGGAGATGCTCGCGATCATGTCGGACGCCTGGGACCGGGTGAACGAGGACGACTCGATCCGGGTCTGCATCCTCACCGGCGCCGGCGGCTACTTCTGCGCGGGCGCGGACCTCAAGGCGATGGACTCCCGCCCGCCGTCGGAGAGCTTCGAGTCGGGCGAGTTCGACCCGTCGGTCATCAAGTCGCTGCTGAAAGGCTTCCGCCTGACCAAGCCGCTGATCGCCGCGGTCGAGGGCCCGGCGGTCGCCGGCGGCACGGAGATCCTCCAGGGCACCGACATCCGCGTGGCCGGCGAGTCCGCGAAGTTCGGGGTCGCCGAGGCCCGCTGGAGCCTCTACCCCATGGGCGGCTCGGCGGTGCGCCTGATCCGCCAGCTCCCCTACACCGTGGCGGCCGAGCTGCTCCTGACCGGGCGCACGATGAAGGCACCGGAGGCCAAGGAGGTCGGGCTCATCGGGCACGTCGTCCCGGACGGCCAGGCGCTGGCCAAGGCGCACGAGATCGCCGACCTGATCGCCGCCAACGGCCCGCTCGCGGTGCAGGCGATCCTCAAGACGATGCGCGACTCCGAGGGCCGGCACGAGGACGAGTGCTGGGCCGACGACGCCCGCGTGGGCGCCGCGGTCTTCGCCTCCAACGACGCCAAGGAGGGGCCGCGCGCGTTCCTCGAGAAGCGCGCGCCGCAGTTCACCGGCACCTGA
- a CDS encoding AMP-binding protein: MAHNIADLFEHAVDAAPDNLALKVGDRAVTYAELEADANRLAHHLTSQGVGPGDHVGIFAKNSIEHVVAVLAVVKIRAVNINVNYRYVEGELNYLFENADIVALVHERSYAPLVAACWPKHEKLRVAVVMPDVLEPDNQADVSSYGGVLWDDALGAQSPERGFGERSPDDLHIIYTGGTTGFPKGVMWRHEDFWRVLGGGIDFYTGTPLEEYDQSKQANDPRMVTFPLSPLMHGGAQAGLLMHLFAGHLTVLEPKFDPVRTWEIIDREGVQLIFMTGDAMARPLIEAYEAAGTFSGASLFAVSSSAAIFSRAIKERWMAAFPNAIFTDSIGASETGFQGMGMQEKGNISSDGPVVALGPASVVIDEDNRVLDLATSVGKVGRLGRGGSVPVGYYKDPAKSAATFLEIDGKRYSVPGDFARVEEDGKVTMLGRGSNCVNTGGEKVYPEEVEMAIKGHPAVYDVLVVGVPDDTFGQAVAAVVELREGATLELDELRTYLRAHLSGYKLPRALTLVDRVPRNATGKAQYPQAKEMALAHAAV; the protein is encoded by the coding sequence GTGGCCCACAACATCGCCGATCTCTTCGAGCACGCTGTCGACGCCGCCCCGGACAACCTCGCCCTGAAGGTCGGGGACCGGGCCGTGACCTACGCCGAGCTCGAGGCCGATGCCAACCGTCTGGCGCACCACCTGACCAGCCAGGGCGTCGGCCCCGGCGACCACGTGGGCATCTTCGCCAAGAACAGCATCGAGCACGTCGTGGCGGTGCTCGCGGTGGTCAAGATCCGTGCGGTCAACATCAACGTGAACTACCGCTACGTCGAGGGCGAGCTGAACTACCTCTTCGAGAACGCCGACATCGTGGCGCTGGTCCACGAGCGCAGCTACGCGCCGCTGGTGGCGGCCTGCTGGCCGAAGCACGAGAAGCTCCGCGTCGCGGTGGTGATGCCCGACGTGCTCGAGCCGGACAACCAGGCCGACGTGTCGTCGTACGGCGGGGTCCTGTGGGACGACGCCCTCGGCGCCCAGAGCCCCGAGCGCGGCTTCGGCGAGCGCAGCCCCGACGACCTCCACATCATCTACACCGGTGGCACGACCGGCTTCCCGAAGGGCGTCATGTGGCGCCACGAGGACTTCTGGAGGGTGCTCGGCGGCGGCATCGACTTCTACACCGGCACCCCGTTGGAGGAGTACGACCAGTCGAAGCAGGCGAACGACCCGCGGATGGTCACCTTCCCGCTCAGCCCGCTCATGCACGGCGGCGCGCAGGCCGGGCTGCTGATGCACCTCTTCGCCGGGCACCTCACGGTCCTCGAGCCGAAGTTCGACCCGGTCCGCACGTGGGAGATCATCGACCGCGAGGGCGTCCAGCTGATCTTCATGACCGGCGACGCGATGGCCCGCCCGCTGATCGAGGCCTACGAGGCGGCCGGCACCTTCTCCGGCGCGAGCCTGTTCGCGGTCTCCAGCAGCGCCGCGATCTTCAGCCGTGCGATCAAGGAGCGCTGGATGGCGGCGTTCCCGAACGCGATCTTCACCGACTCGATCGGCGCCTCCGAGACCGGCTTCCAGGGCATGGGCATGCAGGAGAAGGGCAACATCAGCAGCGACGGCCCGGTGGTCGCGCTCGGCCCGGCCAGCGTGGTCATCGACGAGGACAACCGGGTGCTCGACCTCGCGACCAGCGTCGGCAAGGTCGGCCGCCTCGGCCGCGGCGGCTCGGTCCCCGTCGGCTACTACAAGGACCCGGCCAAGTCCGCCGCCACCTTCCTCGAGATCGACGGCAAGCGGTACTCCGTCCCCGGCGACTTCGCCCGCGTCGAGGAGGACGGCAAGGTCACGATGCTCGGCCGCGGCTCCAACTGCGTGAACACCGGCGGCGAGAAGGTCTACCCCGAAGAGGTGGAGATGGCCATCAAGGGCCACCCCGCGGTGTACGACGTGCTCGTGGTCGGCGTCCCCGACGACACCTTCGGCCAGGCGGTGGCCGCGGTCGTCGAGCTGCGCGAGGGCGCGACCCTCGAGCTCGACGAGCTGCGCACCTACCTGCGCGCCCACCTGTCCGGCTACAAGCTGCCCCGCGCGCTGACCCTGGTCGACCGGGTGCCGCGCAACGCCACCGGCAAGGCGCAGTACCCCCAGGCGAAGGAGATGGCCCTTGCGCACGCCGCTGTGTGA
- a CDS encoding LLM class F420-dependent oxidoreductase encodes MKLGLQLGYWGAQPPAGVGELVAAAEESGFDAIFTAEAWGSDAFTPLAWWGRETSRVRLGTSIVQMSGRAPTSIAMHALTLDHLSGGRVVLGMGVSGPQVVEGWYGQPFSKPLARTREVVDIIRQVLAREEKVTNDGPHYPLPYVGEGAVGLGKPLKPIVHPLRSDIPIWLGAEGPKNVAQTAEIADGWIPIFYTPKSAGMYQPWLDEGFARPGARRTRDDFEIAATCHVQVVADADEKAAVIDAMKPVVSLYMGGMGAKEQNFHKQVFERMGYAELSDEVQRLYLDGKKDEATALIPDELVDDMHIIGTEAEVRDRAAAWEATGVTTLLLSCRSADEVRRIAEVLA; translated from the coding sequence ATGAAACTGGGACTGCAGCTGGGGTACTGGGGCGCGCAGCCGCCCGCCGGGGTCGGCGAGCTCGTCGCGGCCGCCGAGGAGTCGGGCTTCGACGCGATCTTCACCGCCGAGGCGTGGGGCTCCGACGCCTTCACGCCGCTGGCCTGGTGGGGCCGCGAGACGTCGCGGGTCCGGCTGGGGACGTCGATCGTCCAGATGTCCGGCCGCGCCCCCACCTCGATCGCGATGCACGCCCTCACCCTCGACCACCTCAGCGGCGGCCGGGTGGTCCTCGGCATGGGCGTGAGCGGCCCGCAGGTCGTGGAGGGGTGGTACGGCCAGCCGTTCAGCAAGCCGCTCGCCCGGACCCGCGAGGTCGTCGACATCATCCGCCAGGTCCTCGCCCGCGAGGAGAAGGTCACGAACGACGGGCCGCACTACCCGCTGCCGTACGTCGGTGAGGGCGCCGTCGGGCTCGGCAAGCCGCTCAAGCCGATCGTGCACCCGCTGCGGTCCGACATCCCGATCTGGCTCGGGGCCGAGGGCCCCAAGAACGTCGCCCAGACGGCCGAGATCGCCGACGGCTGGATCCCGATCTTCTACACGCCGAAGTCGGCGGGGATGTACCAGCCCTGGCTCGACGAGGGTTTTGCCCGCCCGGGCGCCCGCCGCACGCGCGACGACTTCGAGATCGCGGCGACCTGCCACGTGCAGGTCGTCGCCGACGCCGACGAGAAGGCCGCCGTCATCGACGCGATGAAGCCGGTCGTCTCGCTCTACATGGGCGGCATGGGCGCCAAGGAGCAGAACTTCCACAAGCAGGTCTTCGAGCGGATGGGCTACGCCGAACTATCCGACGAGGTGCAGCGCCTCTACCTCGACGGGAAGAAGGACGAGGCGACCGCGCTCATCCCCGACGAGCTGGTCGACGACATGCACATCATCGGCACCGAGGCCGAGGTGCGCGACCGGGCCGCGGCGTGGGAGGCGACCGGGGTGACGACGCTGCTGCTCAGCTGCCGCAGCGCCGACGAGGTGCGCCGGATCGCCGAGGTCCTCGCCTGA